The following are encoded together in the Tripterygium wilfordii isolate XIE 37 chromosome 18, ASM1340144v1, whole genome shotgun sequence genome:
- the LOC119984587 gene encoding aquaporin PIP1-3 encodes MEGKEEDVKLGANKFSERQPIGTSAQTDKDYKEPPPAPLFEPGELQSWSFWRAGIAEFVATFLFLYITVLTVMGVSRAPNKCASVGIQGIAWAFGGMIFALVYCTAGISGGHINPAVTFGLFLARKLSLTRAIFYIIMQCLGAICGAGVVKGFQPSQYQLRGGGANIVSPGYTKGDGLGAEIIGTFVLVYTVFSATDAKRSARDSHVPILAPLPIGFAVFLVHLATIPITGTGINPARSLGAAIIYNKDHAWDDQWIFWVGPFIGAALAALYHQLIIRAIPFKSRG; translated from the exons ATGGAGGGGAAAGAAGAGGATGTGAAGTTGGGAGCCAACAAGTTCTCAGAGAGGCAGCCAATTGGGACCTCAGCACAGACAGACAAAGACTACAAGGAGCCACCACCAGCTCCTCTCTTTGAGCCTGGTGAGCTTCAGTCATGGTCCTTCTGGAGGGCTGGAATTGCAGAGTTCGTGGCCACATTCCTATTCCTCTACATCACTGTTCTCACTGTCATGGGTGTAAGCAGAGCCCCCAACAAGTGCGCTTCTGTGGGTATTCAAGGCATTGCTTGGGCTTTTGGTGGCATGATCTTTGCCCTTGTTTACTGCACTGCTGGAATCTCAG GTGGTCACATTAACCCAGCAGTGACATTTGGTCTCTTCCTGGCAAGGAAACTGTCCCTGACCAGAGCAATTTTCTACATAATCATGCAATGTCTGGGAGCGATCTGTGGGGCTGGAGTGGTGAAAGGTTTTCAGCCATCACAGTATCAGTTGAGGGGTGGTGGTGCAAACATTGTGAGCCCTGGCTACACCAAGGGCGATGGCCTTGGTGCTGAGATTATTGGTACTTTTGTTCTGGTCTACACCGTTTTCTCCGCAACTGATGCCAAGAGAAGTGCCAGAGACTCCCATGTCCCT ATATTGGCACCACTCCCAATTGGGTTTGCTGTGTTCTTGGTTCATTTGGCAACCATCCCAATCACTGGAACTGGCATCAACCCTGCCAGAAGCCTTGGTGCTGCCATCATCTACAACAAGGACCATGCATGGGACGACCAG TGGATCTTCTGGGTTGGCCCTTTCATTGGTGCTGCTCTTGCCGCACTTTACCACCAGCTAATCATCAGAGCCATCCCGTTCAAGAGCAGAGGCTGA